The following proteins are encoded in a genomic region of Methanobrevibacter sp.:
- a CDS encoding Lrp/AsnC family transcriptional regulator, whose protein sequence is MAKDNEIITLDETDINILKIINEDVRTSYRQISRSLDVSVGTVHNRIDKMVKSGVIKKFSPVIDHRKLGYVLTTIIGVRVKGGKLKNWEEKTFFNKNVVGIYDVTGEYDAFLIAKFKDTDELNSFIKELLKDPIIERTYTQTVLDVIKEDMGSSNIL, encoded by the coding sequence ATGGCGAAAGATAATGAAATTATTACACTTGATGAAACAGACATCAATATTTTAAAAATAATAAACGAAGATGTAAGAACATCATATAGGCAAATATCCCGTAGTTTAGATGTTTCTGTAGGAACCGTACATAACCGTATTGATAAAATGGTAAAATCTGGAGTTATCAAGAAGTTCTCACCAGTCATTGATCATAGGAAATTAGGTTATGTGTTAACAACAATCATTGGAGTAAGAGTAAAAGGTGGAAAACTTAAAAACTGGGAAGAAAAAACCTTTTTCAATAAGAATGTTGTTGGAATATATGATGTTACAGGAGAATATGACGCTTTTTTAATAGCTAAATTCAAAGACACCGATGAATTAAATTCATTTATTAAGGAACTTTTAAAAGACCCTATTATAGAAAGGACCTATACACAAACAGTACTTGACGTAATCAAAGAGGACATGGGTTCATCAAACATATTATAA
- a CDS encoding right-handed parallel beta-helix repeat-containing protein, protein MVNKDLTFIGNGSADKVIIDGSKKGVMFQIRDKAKVTFVNITFINGQHAYGESGAVIDSRGCTLNIDNCRFINNSAGYNGGAVSNAREGSTAGKMVLTNSIFIGNDCVHDGGAVSTYLSESVIKNCQFYNNTAGRDGGAIRVKFSDYHLIDNCTFMYNLASGGNGWGGAIYTWTDVDSYIYNCYIVCNYADEAGAGITSASRLVAINNTIVNNTAGIMGGEYTSTKKVKKNTPLQFSTTMTSMEMLYCVHICRAMAVWMCISAL, encoded by the coding sequence TTGGTAAATAAGGATTTGACATTTATTGGAAATGGATCTGCTGATAAGGTCATAATTGACGGTAGCAAAAAAGGAGTCATGTTCCAAATCAGAGACAAAGCTAAAGTTACCTTTGTAAACATTACCTTTATCAACGGTCAACATGCATACGGTGAAAGCGGAGCGGTAATTGACAGTAGGGGGTGTACTCTTAACATAGATAACTGCAGATTCATAAACAATTCTGCAGGTTATAATGGAGGTGCAGTCTCCAATGCCCGTGAAGGTTCAACTGCAGGTAAGATGGTATTGACCAATTCTATTTTTATTGGAAATGATTGCGTTCATGATGGAGGTGCAGTTTCCACATATCTTTCAGAATCAGTAATTAAGAATTGTCAATTTTACAACAACACTGCTGGACGTGATGGTGGGGCCATTAGGGTAAAATTCTCTGATTATCATTTGATTGACAATTGTACTTTCATGTATAATTTAGCTTCCGGTGGAAATGGTTGGGGTGGAGCGATTTACACTTGGACCGATGTGGATTCCTACATATATAACTGCTACATTGTCTGTAATTATGCAGATGAGGCAGGTGCAGGAATTACTTCAGCATCCAGATTGGTGGCTATCAACAATACCATTGTAAACAACACAGCTGGAATAATGGGTGGTGAATATACATCTACGAAGAAGGTGAAGAAAAATACTCCACTGCAGTTTTCCACGACAATGACATCTATGGAAATGTTATATTGCGTCCACATTTGCAGGGCAATGGCGGTATGGATGTGTATATCAGCGTTGTAG
- a CDS encoding zinc ribbon domain-containing protein yields the protein MKDSNFCVWCGFKLGPDDDFCSNCGAKVADMVIKREEIKVKLKKVKRKSKYEARLSELKDKYEYNEKEARRLVEKRFQPPQMTYYKFANELDDSRVLFYKKLENANEIVEAINDGILDENAANVKEKIESIIGKLELIIERVNELISEFIISSSSDEKDDKDLEDMFKNMDDLIDSVKKYQ from the coding sequence ATGAAAGATTCAAATTTTTGCGTATGGTGCGGATTTAAGTTAGGTCCTGATGACGATTTCTGTTCCAATTGCGGAGCTAAAGTCGCAGACATGGTCATAAAGCGTGAAGAAATCAAAGTCAAGCTGAAAAAGGTAAAACGTAAAAGCAAGTATGAAGCCAGGCTTTCTGAATTGAAGGACAAATATGAATACAATGAGAAGGAAGCTCGCAGATTGGTTGAAAAGCGTTTTCAACCTCCGCAAATGACATATTATAAGTTTGCAAATGAATTGGATGACAGCAGAGTGCTTTTCTACAAGAAATTGGAGAATGCGAATGAAATAGTTGAAGCTATAAATGACGGCATTCTTGATGAAAATGCCGCAAACGTTAAGGAGAAAATAGAATCCATTATTGGAAAGCTTGAACTGATCATCGAAAGGGTAAACGAATTGATCAGCGAATTCATCATCAGTTCCAGTTCAGATGAAAAGGACGATAAAGACCTGGAAGACATGTTTAAGAACATGGACGACCTTATAGATTCCGTGAAAAAATATCAATAA
- a CDS encoding toxic anion resistance protein, with protein sequence MAEFSLNIDEIEETVEKSLEEEKKNLPTEKIDEQANQNAIAIFNMDMNNIAERESIIKPLDDFGLAEMNRSAQRNNLLTGRLKDLNESGDEAGSIGSQLAELDKQVKDLNPSKVNFNRHGLFGKFMDPVRKYFEKYEKAEVVINNIVQSLDENSKVLQNDNVTLNMEEANLRELTKKLMTDIELAKQMDASIEAQIQEAQIQGIEEEKIQFVQEEILYPLRQRIMDMGTMITVNQQGIISLNIIRRNNKELIRGITRARTVTVTALRTGIMMAKALYDQKRAIELVNDVNKTTEEVITATSKMISQQTNEIKEISTKSMISPEVLQNSFNEALTAIEEISTFKREALSQMQDTINTFGEMAAEGQRVVDKIETVEK encoded by the coding sequence ATGGCCGAATTCTCATTAAACATAGACGAAATTGAAGAAACTGTTGAAAAAAGCTTGGAAGAGGAAAAAAAGAATCTACCAACAGAAAAAATTGATGAACAAGCAAACCAAAATGCAATTGCCATATTCAACATGGATATGAACAACATAGCTGAAAGAGAATCCATAATAAAGCCTTTGGATGACTTTGGATTGGCCGAAATGAACAGATCAGCACAAAGAAACAACCTACTAACAGGACGTTTGAAAGACCTGAACGAATCCGGAGATGAAGCCGGAAGTATAGGATCACAACTAGCAGAATTAGACAAGCAAGTAAAAGACCTAAACCCCTCAAAAGTCAACTTCAACAGACATGGACTGTTTGGAAAATTCATGGACCCAGTGAGAAAATACTTCGAAAAATATGAAAAAGCAGAAGTTGTCATAAACAACATCGTCCAATCCCTTGATGAAAACAGTAAAGTTCTCCAAAACGACAATGTAACCCTAAACATGGAAGAAGCCAACCTAAGAGAGCTAACCAAAAAGCTCATGACAGACATCGAACTTGCAAAACAGATGGATGCATCAATAGAAGCACAAATACAGGAAGCACAGATTCAAGGAATAGAAGAGGAAAAAATTCAGTTTGTCCAGGAAGAAATCCTATACCCATTAAGACAAAGAATAATGGACATGGGAACAATGATTACAGTAAACCAGCAAGGAATAATCTCACTAAACATCATAAGAAGAAACAACAAGGAGCTCATTAGAGGAATAACCCGTGCAAGAACAGTAACTGTAACAGCCCTTAGAACTGGAATAATGATGGCAAAAGCATTATATGACCAAAAAAGAGCTATTGAATTAGTAAATGATGTTAACAAAACAACAGAAGAAGTCATTACTGCAACCAGCAAAATGATAAGCCAGCAAACCAACGAAATCAAGGAAATCTCAACAAAAAGCATGATTTCTCCAGAAGTTCTTCAAAACTCATTTAACGAAGCATTGACCGCAATTGAAGAAATCAGCACCTTCAAAAGAGAAGCACTATCCCAAATGCAAGATACAATAAACACATTTGGAGAAATGGCTGCTGAAGGTCAAAGAGTAGTTGACAAAATAGAAACTGTGGAAAAATAA
- a CDS encoding carboxypeptidase-like regulatory domain-containing protein, producing MRPHLQGNGGMDVYISVVVTEGNLLNFNDNYWGTNNPLNSTDYPYVWKDRFDTNGKTVILNSWLVKKVETKLVGEDISLFYKNGTKYEVILLDNDGNPISNQDIDITIKNVHYVLVSDKNGSVSLPINLMPGKYDVSVTYKGNDNYYNSTTQNVITVLSLNDDNSSSVDKNDSADDGNTSSVDKNDSADDGNTSSVDNNGSAGNGADSSIKVPTVGNKNWAVGKGVFKNSLKFKNNVNSAFKDIYDVIKIILDAIDSAYASMFAYINETSKGNSTNSVLSFLCLFDWILH from the coding sequence TTGCGTCCACATTTGCAGGGCAATGGCGGTATGGATGTGTATATCAGCGTTGTAGTCACTGAAGGCAATCTTTTAAACTTCAATGACAACTATTGGGGAACTAACAATCCTTTAAATTCCACTGATTATCCTTATGTTTGGAAGGATCGTTTTGATACCAACGGCAAAACAGTCATTCTCAATTCCTGGCTAGTTAAAAAAGTTGAAACAAAGTTAGTTGGAGAGGATATTTCACTATTTTATAAAAATGGAACTAAATATGAAGTTATATTATTGGATAATGATGGAAATCCGATTTCTAATCAGGATATTGACATAACTATTAAAAATGTTCATTATGTTCTTGTCAGTGACAAAAACGGTTCAGTTTCACTTCCTATTAATTTAATGCCTGGAAAATATGACGTGTCTGTTACTTATAAAGGAAATGATAATTATTACAATTCTACAACTCAAAATGTTATCACGGTACTTTCCCTCAATGATGATAATTCTTCTTCCGTTGACAAGAATGATTCTGCAGATGATGGGAACACTTCTTCCGTTGACAAGAATGATTCTGCAGATGATGGGAACACTTCTTCTGTTGATAACAATGGTTCAGCAGGTAATGGTGCTGATTCTAGCATAAAGGTTCCCACTGTTGGAAACAAAAATTGGGCTGTAGGCAAAGGTGTATTTAAGAATAGTTTAAAGTTTAAGAATAATGTTAATTCAGCTTTTAAAGATATTTATGATGTCATCAAAATAATATTGGATGCCATTGATTCTGCTTATGCATCAATGTTTGCATATATTAATGAAACTTCAAAGGGCAATTCAACCAATTCGGTTCTATCATTTTTATGCTTGTTTGACTGGATTCTACATTAG
- a CDS encoding nucleoside triphosphate pyrophosphohydrolase encodes MVVYNKLVRDKIPQIISNDDKIAITKLLDDEQYLVELNKKLHEEILEYLEDGDVEELVDIIEVIRAILKAKDIYLEEFEQMRQEKANSKGVFKNKIFLEEVISDDESEFYSDFIKIIKGCKYSNTYKFAWAKSLVELASENDYPEGRIPLNEIAVKFIKYYWNISLKHDFRQGTRSPKIIGEVKVLMDEYSRFHDLYRFEEIENNLKNNLPADFEKSIKQIVNTLKKDVSWRFLILNDYTYDNIYQYNKGDNQIIMDISNLNILKENKEFLIDLIDYRWGLVLDKFNGLGTSDIVDDELDSNLLLKFKSYF; translated from the coding sequence ATGGTCGTTTACAACAAGTTAGTTAGGGACAAAATACCGCAAATAATTTCCAATGATGATAAAATAGCTATAACCAAATTATTGGATGATGAGCAATATTTAGTGGAGCTTAATAAAAAATTACATGAGGAAATATTGGAATACTTGGAAGATGGTGATGTTGAAGAATTGGTGGATATTATTGAAGTTATTCGCGCAATTTTAAAGGCTAAAGATATTTATTTGGAAGAATTTGAACAAATGCGACAGGAAAAAGCAAATAGCAAGGGAGTTTTTAAAAATAAAATCTTTTTAGAGGAAGTGATATCTGATGATGAATCAGAATTCTATTCAGATTTTATTAAAATAATAAAGGGATGTAAATACAGCAACACTTACAAATTTGCATGGGCTAAAAGTTTGGTTGAATTGGCCAGTGAAAATGATTATCCTGAGGGTAGGATTCCATTAAATGAAATTGCCGTTAAATTCATTAAATATTATTGGAACATTTCATTAAAACACGATTTTAGGCAAGGAACAAGATCTCCTAAAATAATAGGTGAAGTTAAAGTTTTAATGGATGAATATTCAAGGTTTCATGATTTATATAGGTTTGAAGAAATCGAAAACAATCTTAAAAACAATTTACCGGCCGATTTCGAAAAATCCATTAAACAAATTGTCAACACTTTAAAAAAGGATGTGAGTTGGAGATTTTTAATTCTTAATGATTATACTTATGATAATATCTATCAATATAATAAGGGCGATAATCAGATTATTATGGATATTTCTAATTTAAATATTCTAAAAGAAAACAAAGAATTTTTAATAGATTTGATTGATTATCGTTGGGGTTTGGTTTTAGATAAATTTAATGGATTAGGTACTTCTGATATTGTTGATGATGAATTAGATTCTAATCTATTATTGAAATTCAAAAGCTATTTTTAA
- a CDS encoding tRNA (guanine(10)-N(2))-dimethyltransferase codes for MENYELETIREGTTDIQFPKFDKVSSDAPVFYNPKMELNRDISILALQVFQKRENRDLNVCDLFGGSGIRGVRYKNEIDGIDQVAINDISETANEFERINVELNGLEDITISQNDASLFLRNNRGRFDIIDIDPFGTPSPFLDSAGYCARKNSLLCVTATDTSALCGTYKEPCIRKYNAKPYKSEYCHENGIRILAGYTALILAKYKKYIDVKLSHSTEHYMRLYIEVLKGSKATDESLENIGYVSHCKECLYRETNKGMATSLNETCPECGGKLIHAGPLWLGPIQDKEFISEMIEEAENKELNTKDKILKLLNSCMEEAEAETTFYDVHTLCRVLKISAPKFDLIIEKIKEKGYDVVKTHYSPLGIKTNMPIGEIKEVIADLVK; via the coding sequence ATTGAAAATTATGAACTTGAAACTATTAGAGAAGGAACTACAGACATACAATTTCCAAAATTTGATAAAGTTTCATCTGATGCACCTGTTTTTTATAATCCTAAAATGGAATTGAACAGGGACATTTCCATTTTGGCCCTCCAGGTATTTCAAAAAAGGGAAAATAGAGACCTGAATGTCTGTGATTTGTTTGGAGGAAGTGGAATACGTGGGGTTCGCTATAAAAACGAGATTGATGGCATTGATCAGGTAGCCATCAATGACATCAGCGAAACCGCCAACGAGTTTGAAAGAATCAATGTTGAGCTGAATGGTTTGGAGGACATTACAATCTCACAAAACGACGCCAGTTTATTCCTAAGAAATAATAGAGGAAGATTCGATATTATTGACATTGATCCGTTTGGAACACCTTCTCCTTTCTTGGATTCTGCAGGATATTGTGCACGTAAGAATTCATTGCTTTGTGTTACCGCTACAGATACATCAGCACTATGTGGAACCTACAAGGAACCCTGTATTCGAAAGTACAATGCTAAACCTTACAAAAGCGAATACTGTCATGAAAATGGGATAAGAATATTGGCAGGCTATACAGCCCTCATTCTGGCCAAATACAAAAAGTACATTGACGTGAAGCTATCACACAGTACAGAACATTACATGAGACTCTATATTGAAGTTTTGAAAGGATCCAAAGCCACTGACGAATCTCTGGAGAATATTGGATATGTAAGCCATTGCAAGGAATGCCTATACCGTGAAACAAACAAAGGAATGGCCACCAGCCTAAATGAAACCTGTCCTGAATGCGGCGGGAAACTGATACATGCAGGACCGTTATGGCTCGGACCAATTCAAGACAAGGAATTCATAAGTGAAATGATTGAAGAGGCCGAAAACAAAGAACTGAACACCAAAGACAAAATTCTTAAATTACTAAATAGCTGCATGGAAGAGGCGGAAGCTGAAACAACATTCTATGATGTCCACACATTATGCAGGGTTTTGAAGATAAGCGCACCAAAATTTGATTTGATAATTGAAAAAATAAAGGAAAAGGGATATGATGTCGTTAAAACACATTACAGCCCATTAGGAATAAAAACCAATATGCCGATTGGAGAAATAAAAGAAGTGATTGCTGACTTGGTTAAATGA
- a CDS encoding ABC transporter permease encodes MLDFIEMEFLKLRRSKFFIILILGILTPSFLMFLGLMMGAMGPISMKFFLDQIVSVGIVLFNVIIYALLAAYLIVMEYNDHTLKSILTTPISKNKFILGKWVMVLILVFALTLITFIVSVVLGYAGGATDIDFNMLFNYFIQFVGANILLAVVITPFLFISLIFKNIVPGVIGGVIVAISNFIVYSTDYAPLSPFCSPFLIVCNELAPYGYGVEVPLLIIALTGIFGLLLSMIYFNKSDVAL; translated from the coding sequence ATGCTTGATTTCATCGAAATGGAATTTTTAAAGTTAAGGAGGTCCAAATTTTTCATCATATTGATATTGGGAATTTTAACTCCTTCATTTTTAATGTTTTTGGGTTTGATGATGGGAGCAATGGGTCCAATATCAATGAAATTCTTTTTGGATCAAATTGTTAGTGTTGGGATTGTTTTATTTAATGTAATAATCTATGCGCTACTTGCAGCCTACTTGATTGTAATGGAATATAATGATCATACACTGAAATCAATTTTAACAACTCCAATTTCTAAAAACAAGTTTATATTGGGAAAATGGGTCATGGTTCTAATACTCGTATTTGCATTAACCTTAATAACCTTCATAGTTTCAGTTGTCTTGGGATATGCGGGTGGAGCTACTGACATTGACTTCAATATGTTGTTTAATTACTTCATTCAATTTGTTGGTGCAAATATTTTGCTCGCTGTTGTGATAACTCCATTCTTATTCATATCTTTAATATTTAAGAATATTGTTCCGGGAGTCATTGGGGGTGTTATTGTCGCAATCTCAAATTTCATAGTTTACAGCACTGATTACGCTCCGCTTTCACCATTTTGCAGTCCATTTTTAATTGTCTGCAATGAGTTGGCTCCTTATGGCTATGGGGTAGAGGTTCCCTTATTGATTATAGCTTTAACAGGAATTTTTGGACTGTTGCTAAGCATGATATATTTCAATAAAAGTGATGTGGCTCTATAA
- a CDS encoding ABC transporter ATP-binding protein, translating to MEENYILKTENLTKEYGKNKVVDSVNIKIKKGQIYGLLGKNGAGKTTTMCMILKLANASSGNINLFGRTVKSSTDPVYKNIGSIIEMPGFYHNLTGEENLRLFSKLAGGYSEDNVKSVLEMVSLTENKNKLYKNYSLGMKQRLGIALALLKNPDLLILDEPINGLDPVGIQEIREILRSLADDYGMTILISSHILSEIEHVADMIGIMDNGKLIEEISISNLQNKIRKHVLFSVSDLSLAENLLGELGLVENRDYVVDSDDNIILFTHLDSRGSINTLFVNAGIEVTNVSLVKENLEQYFTDLIGGDANA from the coding sequence ATGGAAGAAAATTATATTTTAAAAACTGAAAACTTAACCAAAGAATATGGTAAAAACAAGGTTGTAGATTCTGTAAATATTAAGATTAAAAAGGGCCAGATTTATGGTCTTTTAGGGAAAAATGGGGCTGGAAAAACAACTACAATGTGCATGATTTTAAAATTGGCAAATGCTAGCTCCGGCAATATTAACTTGTTTGGCAGAACTGTAAAAAGCTCAACAGATCCAGTTTATAAAAATATAGGATCCATAATTGAAATGCCTGGTTTCTACCATAATCTGACGGGTGAGGAAAACTTAAGACTTTTTTCAAAATTGGCTGGAGGATACAGTGAAGATAATGTTAAATCAGTTTTAGAAATGGTATCGTTAACTGAAAATAAGAATAAACTATATAAAAATTATTCTCTGGGCATGAAACAAAGATTAGGTATTGCATTAGCGCTGCTTAAAAACCCTGACCTGTTGATTTTAGATGAGCCAATCAATGGATTGGATCCTGTGGGAATTCAAGAAATCAGGGAAATTTTAAGAAGCCTGGCTGATGATTATGGTATGACAATATTGATATCTAGCCACATCTTGAGTGAAATAGAGCATGTTGCTGACATGATTGGAATAATGGATAACGGAAAATTGATTGAGGAAATTTCTATCTCAAATCTTCAAAATAAAATAAGAAAACATGTTTTGTTTAGTGTAAGCGACCTTTCATTGGCTGAAAATCTTTTAGGTGAACTAGGATTGGTTGAAAACAGGGATTATGTGGTGGATTCAGATGATAACATTATTCTGTTCACCCATTTGGACTCAAGGGGTTCAATTAACACTCTTTTTGTAAATGCGGGCATTGAAGTTACAAACGTTAGCTTGGTAAAGGAAAATCTTGAGCAGTATTTTACAGATTTGATAGGTGGTGACGCCAATGCTTGA
- a CDS encoding MTH1187 family thiamine-binding protein gives MITADFAILPVGNDTTECKDFVAAAVQAIKDSGLSYQLTGMGTQIEAETLEELYSAIAKAQEAVFKAGIGRVYTVIKVDDRRDLDDRGLDVKIETVENMLD, from the coding sequence ATGATAACTGCAGATTTTGCAATTTTACCTGTTGGAAATGACACTACCGAGTGCAAGGATTTTGTAGCAGCCGCCGTTCAGGCAATTAAGGATTCCGGTCTCAGCTACCAATTGACCGGCATGGGAACCCAAATAGAAGCTGAAACCTTGGAAGAACTCTATTCAGCAATTGCCAAAGCTCAGGAAGCAGTGTTTAAAGCTGGAATTGGCCGCGTTTATACTGTTATAAAGGTGGATGACAGACGGGATCTGGATGACCGTGGCCTTGACGTTAAAATAGAGACAGTTGAAAACATGCTGGATTAG
- a CDS encoding DegT/DnrJ/EryC1/StrS aminotransferase family protein, with protein sequence MVDIKVSIAKPIIGEEEIANVVEVLKSGMIAQGPKVAEFEEKFAEWVGAKYAIATNSGTAALHVALLAAGIGEGDEVITTPFTFIASGNAIVYTGATPVFADIDLETYDIDPDTIEDLITDKTKAIMPVQLYGQAADMDKIREIAEKHDLLVIEDAAQAHGAMYNDEMVGSMGDLACFSFYPTKNMTTSEGGMITTDDEELAEKARVFRAHGSNIKYKHDEIGYNFRSSDIAAAIGLAQLDKIDGFNEQRIANAAYLNEGLKDVDGVITPVSPENRKHVYHQYTIRVTKGNRDDWVEILTEKGIGTGIHYPIPLYNQPIYKELGFEGSSPKAEIAADTVISLPVHPSLTEEDLDLVIEAVKEASSKIE encoded by the coding sequence ATGGTAGATATTAAAGTTTCAATTGCAAAACCCATCATAGGTGAAGAAGAAATTGCAAATGTTGTAGAAGTATTAAAATCAGGAATGATAGCACAAGGTCCTAAAGTAGCTGAATTTGAAGAAAAATTTGCAGAATGGGTAGGTGCTAAGTATGCAATAGCTACTAATTCAGGAACCGCCGCATTACACGTGGCATTATTGGCTGCTGGAATCGGAGAAGGGGATGAAGTAATAACAACACCATTCACATTCATAGCAAGCGGAAACGCAATAGTATATACCGGTGCAACCCCTGTTTTTGCAGACATCGACTTGGAAACTTACGATATCGATCCGGATACAATAGAAGACCTAATCACTGACAAGACAAAGGCAATCATGCCGGTACAGCTATACGGTCAGGCTGCAGACATGGATAAAATAAGAGAAATAGCTGAAAAACATGACTTGCTGGTTATTGAGGATGCTGCACAGGCACATGGTGCAATGTACAACGATGAAATGGTTGGAAGCATGGGAGACTTGGCATGTTTCAGCTTTTACCCAACAAAAAACATGACAACAAGCGAAGGTGGAATGATCACCACCGACGATGAAGAATTGGCAGAAAAGGCTAGAGTATTCAGGGCACACGGTTCCAACATCAAATACAAGCATGATGAAATAGGATACAACTTCAGAAGCAGCGACATTGCGGCAGCAATAGGTCTTGCACAATTAGATAAAATCGACGGATTCAACGAACAAAGAATAGCTAATGCAGCATACCTTAACGAAGGATTGAAAGATGTTGATGGAGTAATAACTCCAGTATCACCAGAAAACAGAAAACATGTTTACCATCAATACACAATCCGTGTTACCAAAGGAAATAGGGATGACTGGGTTGAAATCCTGACTGAAAAAGGAATAGGAACTGGAATTCACTACCCAATACCATTGTACAACCAACCAATCTATAAAGAATTAGGATTTGAAGGTTCATCTCCAAAAGCCGAAATCGCTGCGGATACTGTGATATCCTTGCCGGTACATCCTTCATTAACTGAAGAGGATTTGGATCTTGTTATTGAAGCTGTAAAGGAAGCTTCCAGTAAAATTGAATAG
- the mptA gene encoding GTP cyclohydrolase MptA translates to MAICLPDTQDDSPEIPISLTRVGVTGVKKLIQLERKDKRPIILVPTFDAFVDLPNDQKGVHMSRSPEAISEVLESVTNDKSMEVEYICAEIVNTMMTKHEYAKRVEISMITDYMYMKESPVTKNKTQEMAKLIAKAVGIRKNGEIKIRKSVGIELIGMTVCPCAQESVKESNKTELLKFLDEETVQKVLDTVSFASHNQRGVGTLLIEVPEHKEVKGSDIIEIIEQSMSSPVCELLKRPDENATVLNAHSNPVFVEDCVRNMMERVAKKYVDFPDDTLITARQENQESIHRHNAYAEKVTTLGELKEELNIN, encoded by the coding sequence TTGGCAATATGTTTACCCGACACTCAAGATGACTCACCTGAAATACCAATTAGTTTAACAAGGGTAGGAGTTACTGGAGTTAAGAAATTAATACAACTTGAAAGAAAAGATAAAAGACCAATTATTTTAGTTCCAACTTTTGATGCATTTGTTGATTTGCCAAATGATCAAAAAGGAGTGCACATGTCCAGAAGTCCTGAAGCAATCAGCGAAGTACTGGAAAGTGTAACAAACGATAAAAGTATGGAAGTAGAATATATTTGTGCTGAAATTGTAAATACAATGATGACCAAGCACGAATACGCAAAACGTGTAGAAATTTCAATGATTACAGACTACATGTATATGAAAGAATCTCCAGTTACAAAAAATAAAACACAGGAAATGGCTAAATTAATAGCTAAAGCCGTCGGTATAAGAAAAAATGGAGAAATAAAAATAAGAAAAAGTGTTGGTATTGAATTAATCGGTATGACTGTTTGCCCATGTGCTCAAGAATCTGTTAAAGAATCTAACAAAACAGAATTGCTTAAATTTTTAGATGAAGAAACAGTGCAAAAAGTATTAGATACCGTTAGTTTTGCTTCCCACAACCAAAGAGGTGTTGGAACATTATTAATAGAAGTTCCAGAACACAAAGAAGTAAAAGGAAGCGACATAATCGAAATTATCGAACAATCAATGAGTTCACCAGTTTGTGAATTATTAAAAAGACCTGACGAAAACGCAACTGTATTGAATGCGCATTCAAATCCTGTATTTGTAGAAGATTGTGTTAGAAACATGATGGAAAGAGTAGCTAAAAAATATGTGGACTTCCCAGATGACACATTAATAACAGCTCGTCAAGAGAACCAGGAAAGTATACACAGACATAATGCATATGCAGAAAAAGTAACTACACTTGGAGAACTTAAAGAAGAACTTAATATCAATTAG